The Littorina saxatilis isolate snail1 linkage group LG1, US_GU_Lsax_2.0, whole genome shotgun sequence nucleotide sequence CGGGCAGCCCGTCTATTAGCAGTGTCCAGTCGCCGGGCCTTGTGTCCCACGTGCAGTGTTCTTGGGGCAGATCGAAGGGCAGTGCTGCTGGTACGAGGAACAGTTGAGAGTCGCCCTGTTCGTCGTGCTCCGTTGGTTCTCGGGGAAGGTCTGTGTTGTCCTCATTgctgtcgttgtcgtcgtcgtcgttgttgttgtcgctgtCGCTGCCGTCACCATCCCCATCACCATTACCgtttcctcctccccctccatcTCCACCTCCTCCGCCTCCGCCCCCAGAACGACGTCTTCCTCCAAGTCTACGGTGTCGTAATCCACTTCCACTACCTCCGTCAACACCATCACTCCAATTCACTACGCCAGCACTACTACCGAAATCTCCACCTCCTCTTGTCCGCACTTTCAGAGGGCAGATCAAGTTGAGCGTCTGCAGCAGATACAGGACAGTGTCACTCTGCGCGCGCAGGTATTTAGAGTGCAAGGACAGCACGTGCTCAAAAAGCGCGCGAGAGCAGATACCAGTCGAGGCTAGACTTCCCCATTGGTCAACAAAGTTGCGGTGACGGTCAACCATCCTGGGAACGTCCAGCAGACGAGACAGAATCTCTAGCACGGCGTGAGGAGACAACACCACCACAGACTGCAGAAGGTTGTCCTCAGGGAAGTACAACACTTCACCTAACTGTCTGAACAGCCCCAGCATAGCGTCTAAGTCGTCTCGGTCCTTGACAGCGCAGTGGTTTTGCGTACAGTGATCGAGGAGAGAGTCTGTGTCTGCTAGGATCTTGCCTGTGGCTCGCAGCTCGTCCAGCACTACGAAGAAGTAGAAATATCGCACGGGGAACTTGTCAGTGTTCAGTTCTTCTGCCGTCTTCAGCAGTTGTTGCCTCAGGTATCTGAAAATAACTGAACGTTAGAAGTCATGTCTTCTACGATAAAACAAGCTGACCATTTATCGAGAACATTCGTTTGTTATGATCGAAGTATAAGGGGTGCAGTTGCTTCTCCAACCAATTACTGGTTCAGTAAAAATAGACTTATACCTTAGATTGATTCATGAACATACTGCTTGATTGAAGTATTCGTGTCATTTAGTCTTGCTGTATAGTCAATAAAGTGACAATGACGAATTGCAAACTAAACTCGCGCCAAATGTGAATTTACCCAGAATAAACTATTGTATTTGTGAGAGCGAAAAAGACTAGGAGTAATCAATTAGTATCACCTCTCTTTCTGACGTTGTAGTCTATTGGTGGCAAACCGTTTGAAAAGATATTAATGAAGGGGTGATTAGCCAGTAGAGTATTCATCTAGTCTAATCACTCCTCCATTAATATCCACTAAAATTCGCTGCAGACCCGTTTCCCCATTTCACACCCTCTTACCTGTGATCCTTATCCTTATGGTCTCTGAGCGAGTTCTCCACGGGGAAGAGAGGGGTGTCGCTTTCAGTCCACACCAGCAGCTTGTGAAAGTGAGTGGGTATCTCCTTCCTCAGCCTCTGGCCCACAGCCGTCACAAAATCCTCCCCATcaacaccatcaccatcactatTAGCATCAACTTTCAAACCAGAGTCATCACGATGACTACCCACGATGAACACTCTGGTGTCTGGAAAACCAGTGTGTAGGTAGATGGATTGCAGCCAGTCTATCAAGTTCCTCAGCACAAAGTCAAAATCCCGCCGAGCTTCCACGAGGGAGAAGACGAGGACGTAGATACATTGAGCCGCCATGTACACGTGGTGAGCGGAGTAGTAGAGGGGGTGGCCCGCGAAATCTCTCACAACCAGTCTAGGGACGGGGTCAGAAGCTGCGGAGGCGAACTTTGCCAGCACAGAAGTGGGCTGGTCCTTCGCTAAGGAGTCAGAGCGGGGTCTGGACAGAAGCTGGTCCATGTACTtttggtggaggtggtggtcgGATGGGGAACTGGCGGAGTGAGGGGCTGTGGAGAAGGACGCCGATCGCGCTGAAGGCAAGGACGAACCTGAAGATGACGCAGACTGCTCTGATGACTCACATGCAGGAGAACGGGTGGTCGACGATGCTGACGACAGCGATGGTGACGACGCTGATGATGGTGACGATAcggatgacgacgacgatgatgatggtgacgatacggatgacgacgacgatgatgatgacgaagacATTGAAGACGAAGACGATGAAACTAATGAAAACGACACTGACAGACATGGCACGATTCTAACTGAGACAGAGTCAATCTCGTTAACAGCGATAAGCAGTAAGGCGGACAGCACGTGCGCCACCACTGCCTGCACAGGTGACGTCACGAGTCTCCAAGCGAAGAGGTACTGAGACACAAACAGTCCTGGTATCAGTCCCACTAGATGTCTCAGGATGTGACGCCCAAGCGGCTCGTTCGTCACACTTTTGATGACGTAGTTCAACGCCAAGAAGAGTGACCTCCCAATGCTGAGAAAGATTCCGTGAACAACGCCGATTGTGGTGCCACACAGAAAGACGAAGGACTGTGACAGAGGCAACAACAAGCAAATCAACGCCAGAACCACAGGGATGGCAAAGCGTGTGTACTTGAAAAGCATGAAGCCCAGCCCGAACAAGCAACTGACGATCAGCACGTACATGTCCATCTGCAGCAGAGGGTTCCCGTGCTGAAAGTAATCAGT carries:
- the LOC138983023 gene encoding uncharacterized protein codes for the protein MSQDTSESVYGLGITPGLGYITGPEGQRAEQEALRKDRSQARRVVVSLVGRERQGKTSLRRLLSGEPFNSDEPSTVGLERQLVDTQALDPTSGVRGDWKSLKLDAANVSEYHEVLGRKIHHRLENQRHKIPASRRALNAFLTMAKIGSIGYVSLAIFFLVSSSAWLSSLPALGLSVVVMFILCGATFGKRDGFGIAVGIYHLIILTESLVRWRIGSRFEELVPSYGVVGGYVLGAVCYGMMEAFVATCFGMSLGLGMACVFCMSRPDSTDYFQHGNPLLQMDMYVLIVSCLFGLGFMLFKYTRFAIPVVLALICLLLPLSQSFVFLCGTTIGVVHGIFLSIGRSLFLALNYVIKSVTNEPLGRHILRHLVGLIPGLFVSQYLFAWRLVTSPVQAVVAHVLSALLLIAVNEIDSVSVRIVPCLSVSFSLVSSSSSSMSSSSSSSSSSVSSPSSSSSSSVSSPSSASSPSLSSASSTTRSPACESSEQSASSSGSSLPSARSASFSTAPHSASSPSDHHLHQKYMDQLLSRPRSDSLAKDQPTSVLAKFASAASDPVPRLVVRDFAGHPLYYSAHHVYMAAQCIYVLVFSLVEARRDFDFVLRNLIDWLQSIYLHTGFPDTRVFIVGSHRDDSGLKVDANSDGDGVDGEDFVTAVGQRLRKEIPTHFHKLLVWTESDTPLFPVENSLRDHKDKDHRYLRQQLLKTAEELNTDKFPVRYFYFFVVLDELRATGKILADTDSLLDHCTQNHCAVKDRDDLDAMLGLFRQLGEVLYFPEDNLLQSVVVLSPHAVLEILSRLLDVPRMVDRHRNFVDQWGSLASTGICSRALFEHVLSLHSKYLRAQSDTVLYLLQTLNLICPLKVRTRGGGDFGSSAGVVNWSDGVDGGSGSGLRHRRLGGRRRSGGGGGGGGDGGGGGNGNGDGDGDGSDSDNNNDDDDNDSNEDNTDLPREPTEHDEQGDSQLFLVPAALPFDLPQEHCTWDTRPGDWTLLIDGLPVLPHPAFLRLLSLCASQDACDTLDHLGRPVLTAAQSRAAFTLGRGRCYKLEWMTSAEVTHIYHGRLLKVVVAGERENSTLGDVQSLGAFGETTRSNRVSSGSLENSNSETVPPKVAVEFVWKSLSEIIRRDFPRCHVRLGVACPCSAPHQVPSEEAGFHFLLLSDTRDGMMSQQIPDEEGFWCRGRHVRYKNGKVFESSPRSDSHVPGLTQLMLTTPLRAIPQSLHAGICDLLDVPHPLGNDWTALAGALGKTAKDVELIRFRAPLDPCAAILKDWASRDPDVTLRDLADVMRSMQRLDVLRTIEDFCV